The proteins below come from a single Notamacropus eugenii isolate mMacEug1 chromosome 7, mMacEug1.pri_v2, whole genome shotgun sequence genomic window:
- the SAP30 gene encoding histone deacetylase complex subunit SAP30 isoform X2 — translation MNGFPPDEVSRGGDAAAAVAAVVVAAAAAAAAAASSGAGAGAGAGAASGAEVPGSGPAAAAAGPPGAAGPGPGQLCCLREDGERCSRAAGNASFSKRIQKSISQKKVKIDLDKTARHLYICDFHKNLIQSVRNRRKRKGSDDDGGDSPVQDIDTPEVDLYQLQVNTLRRYKRHFKLPTRPGLNKAQLVELVAILDLFQ, via the exons ATGAACGGCTTCCCCCCGGACGAGGTGAGCCGGGGAGGGGACGCGGCCGCCGCCGTGGCCGCCGTGGTGGTCGCCgctgccgccgctgccgccgccgccgcctcgtCCGGGGCGGGCGCCGGGGCCGGGGCGGGGGCCGCGAGCGGGGCGGAGGTGCCGGGCTCCGGGCCGGCGGCGGCTGCGGCGGGTCCCCCTGGAGCGGCGGGCCCGGGCCCCGGGCAGCTGTGCTGCCTGCGGGAGGACGGGGAGAGGTGCAGCCGGGCGGCCGGCAACGCCAGCTTCAGCAAGAGGATCCAGAAGAGCATCTCCCAGAAGAAGGTCAAGATCGACCTGGACAAGACG GCAAGACACCTCTATATTTGTGACTTTCACAAAAACTTAATTCAGAGTGTTCgaaacagaagaaagaggaaaggcagTGATGATGATGGAGGTGATTCACCTGTGCAAGATATAGATACTCCAGAG GTTGATTTATACCAATTACAAGTCAACACCCTTCGGAGGTACAAAAGACACTTCAAGTTACCAACCAGACCAGGACTTAACAAAGCACAACTTGTTGAG TTGGTTGCCATTTTAGATCTATTCCAGTAA
- the SAP30 gene encoding histone deacetylase complex subunit SAP30 isoform X1, with translation MNGFPPDEVSRGGDAAAAVAAVVVAAAAAAAAAASSGAGAGAGAGAASGAEVPGSGPAAAAAGPPGAAGPGPGQLCCLREDGERCSRAAGNASFSKRIQKSISQKKVKIDLDKTARHLYICDFHKNLIQSVRNRRKRKGSDDDGGDSPVQDIDTPEVDLYQLQVNTLRRYKRHFKLPTRPGLNKAQLVEIVGCHFRSIPVNEKDTLTYFIYSVKNDKNKPDLKIDSGVH, from the exons ATGAACGGCTTCCCCCCGGACGAGGTGAGCCGGGGAGGGGACGCGGCCGCCGCCGTGGCCGCCGTGGTGGTCGCCgctgccgccgctgccgccgccgccgcctcgtCCGGGGCGGGCGCCGGGGCCGGGGCGGGGGCCGCGAGCGGGGCGGAGGTGCCGGGCTCCGGGCCGGCGGCGGCTGCGGCGGGTCCCCCTGGAGCGGCGGGCCCGGGCCCCGGGCAGCTGTGCTGCCTGCGGGAGGACGGGGAGAGGTGCAGCCGGGCGGCCGGCAACGCCAGCTTCAGCAAGAGGATCCAGAAGAGCATCTCCCAGAAGAAGGTCAAGATCGACCTGGACAAGACG GCAAGACACCTCTATATTTGTGACTTTCACAAAAACTTAATTCAGAGTGTTCgaaacagaagaaagaggaaaggcagTGATGATGATGGAGGTGATTCACCTGTGCAAGATATAGATACTCCAGAG GTTGATTTATACCAATTACAAGTCAACACCCTTCGGAGGTACAAAAGACACTTCAAGTTACCAACCAGACCAGGACTTAACAAAGCACAACTTGTTGAG ataGTTGGTTGCCATTTTAGATCTATTCCAGTAAATGAAAAGGACACCTTAACATACTTCATCTACTCAGTAAAGAATGACAAGAACAAGCCAGATCTCAAGATTGATAGTGGTGTTCATTAG